The window CTTTAATACTGCCTCACTGATCTAGTAATTCATGATAATGCATGTATCCATGAGGCAGAGTGACTGAGTGAATGTCTGCTTCCGCCTTCACACATCAGTTTTATGAATATCAGAGTGATTCAAATGATCCAGTGAAGTGCATTTTCGTTCCGTTCCACCCACAGCTACTTCAGGTGGTGCTGAACATTCCATCCTGGGTGTTGGGGACCTGGGGGTGGAACCCTGGCGGAGACAGGAAGGCCATGGTGCCgttctgctgaagcagcttcgaTCTGATCCTCACAATAATTAAGCaggattattttttattttgccatGAGCTTTAAGGAATAgaagaatttctttttcttcaaaatcACTTTTATTCCACAATTTATTTCATCAGGTCTTAAGGCACCCTGAAGAGATGTTACAAGTTGTTCTTTCAAATGCGGGTTCCTTTTAAGACTGTGTAAACATAGCTTTGAATAAGATAATTTCCTGTAAATCTTTGCTTAAATTATTTCTTTACAGTGCACagacatttgtgttttgtgacaaAAATACAGTGTGAATTAAGTAAATATGGTAGATagtgtttatatatatacattgaAGAGTAATAGATTGGCAGACAATCAGATCAACAGgctgaagaagagagaaaactaACAAACAATCTTTGAGACCCAGATAGATATACAGATCACGTAGAGATATACAGTACATAGTTACAGAGAACTCTTTATTTTCATAATGCTTTCCCATCCCCCTCTCCGTCCCGAAAGCGTTTTTTTTACACTGTGTTTGGTTGCCTCCGCATCCACCATCGACTCGCAGCGCCCCAAAAGCGAGGTGGAGCGGGACGGCTCGACCTGGCCCTGCCCGGCTCACCCACATGGCAGCTATTGCAAGTGGAGGGGTGAGTGGACAGGAAGAcgggcagacagacagacggacggacggacggacggacatgcagacagacagacggacagacaccACAAGACTGGGCTGCGGCCACGCGGACCGCAGCACATAAATCTATCTATAGTTCCCTAAATATGGTAAGGTTCACAATGTATTTATAGTAGAAAGGGACTTTGTAGTTGGCATTTCATATACAGGGATACAGTGGCTATACTTGATTATCAAGGTACGTTCCTATGAAGTCTTTGTGATGTGCAATGAGCAATGTAAATACTCTGGAGATGTGTCGGATGATGCTCTACGTTCTCAATTATACTACACAGCAAGATAAAAATCCTCTCAACGCCAGTAGTAATACTGTCCTTCATACAGCTTAAGAGATGAAAACAACACACTCTTCCTGGCTGCAGGAAgctctaaaaagaaaaaaaaaaaatcctaaaaatcTTGTCTCAGCAATTACACAACAGCTCCAAATGTCTTGGTTGCAATGGCTATAAGTTATCTAATCACAtcaattctaaaaaaaaaaaaaaaagtaaaaacagaaaaatacggCGAGGGAAGGATGAGCAGTGCAACAGGTGAATGCAgacatggatggatgaaggtaTGACAGTATGGGGTCAGGCGCGGAGCCTGCCTTTTTGTTCTAGGAATCTTTGAGGAGGTCGGTAAGGAATCACGACGGAAAGAAGAGCCAGAAAATGTCAGCAGAGCGGCCGGGGCTGTCGCCGTGCGACCGGCTCTCCTACCGGAGGCCCAACTCCTCTGCACCAAGCGCGTTGTTTCAACATCGCAGAGGGCCGTCTTTATGACTTTATCTGGcacttccttcctttttttttttgtttttttttttttttttttttcaaataacttTTTAAACATGAATCCTTAGCAGACGTGGGCAGCCTCAActggtttcactttgaaatCGGGCCGCGCCGGCCGTTACTCCACAACCTTGACCCTGAAGGTGACGCGGCCCAGGAACTTGTCCCGCTCGTCGTTGTTGCGCAGGTCGGAGCCCTCTACCCTGCACTCCACCGGCAGCTCCTTGTTGTAGTCCTCCTTGCTGAGCAGCAGCTTGACGGCCACCAGGGGCTGCATGTAGTTCTCCTGCGGCGTCGGTGGAGACAGTCATCCGTCAAGAACACATCAAGGTGAGGGCGTTACCGGACGCCGTCCCGCCCGTCACAAATACTCACGTGGGCTTTCTTGCCGTAGTAAGGGAAATACATCTTATCAATCTTCCCCTCGCTGGGGAAATACTGCATCGGAATTGGGTTTTCTTTCTACAAAGACAAATATACATTATTCACAATTTTACAGTTAAATAATTGCGCCTCGTGGAAATTTTCATGGAGGACGGTACAATAAGCCGAGGCCACGTAAGAGTGGacgcaaaaagagaaaagcaaagaCCTTCCGCTGTCGGGGAAAAGATTTAAaggaagcagaaaaactgaTGTGTTGTGGTGAATCACGAAGAGGTGACATTTCAGACAAAAATTACACAGCTTATACTTGAATTATGTCTAAAAATGGAAGGATGATGGATTTAGAGGAACCTGTGTAATGACCTTGTTACATAACAAAAATGTGTTAACGCTCACTACTGGCCTTATCCTAAGAATTTACATATTCATCTTACCCTAAAGCCATCAGTGACAGCATGCAGAAAGACACAAGacacaaaaacatacaaaaagaaggaaaaaatgaacacaggatcgacagaaagaaaatattatggtaatcagtgtttttatggaaggaacaaaaagaaaaatatacacATATAAGCACGCATAAAATGTAGAGTGAAGACTTTACTTTTACTGTGCAGTTGATATAAGGATTCCCGATTGGCTTCAGACCGATGATCTACGAAGTAAGAGAAACAAAAGAGATAAACACTATGTGAGCCTTTTGCAGGCGGAGATCCAAAATTAGAAGATaatcaaaacatttatttttggaACTGTCAGCCAGTGGCTGAACGGCTACAGAATTAAAGCGGCCTGGAGAGGAAGCGAGGGGCTGAAAagaaaatttttgaaaatatctATTGACGtgtaaagtgatttttttttttttttttttttttagcgtgAATCCATCAGAATCGGCGGGTTTTACCCGGTTCATTTTCAGGAGCACGCAGGGTTTTCCTTCATGGTACCCGAAGTTGGTGTCGGAGAGGCCGGAGCACACGCTCAGGCTGGCCCTCTTGAAGCGGCAGGCTTTCTTCCTCATGTCGCCGCTGTCGTCCTGCAGGAAATACTCTCCCTCCGTGCACTCCTCGTTCCTCTCCTGCTGCGAGTCATTATACTCTGGCGGAGAGACGAACACGGACACATGAAGCTGTGAGGCAGGAGGAGTGGAGCCGTTCTTCACTGACTTTCCATCAGTGTGTTGGGGAGACGGGCTCTTACTTTGCAGGAAGGACTCCAGGTGCTGCACGTACTGTGAATACTTCAACGCGTCGGATTTGTTGAAAGTGATATCCAGCGAATTGGGACGAATCACCagccctggaaaaaaaaattaaaaaattaaaaaaaatcacacaggtCATTTCAACTCGGGGTGAAAAGGTGAGAGGTCACAGCGGCCGACGAGCTGCACACctactgaaaaggaaaacatcccGTCAACAATCCCCAGAGCAGAGATCGCACAGGAAGAAACTCCAAAACAGATCGATGCAAAAAGCAGCTGTAATGTAGCACATTATTGTGACAGCATCTCATTGGGGCGAGTATGAATAATGGATGCCTGGCAAAGAAGCGCTGCCGGTTACAGTAGCTTCAGAGagccctctccctcctcctgggCGGTGCACGTTCACAAGCACTAACCTGGATTGGGGACGCGGTCTCTGTACCTCGGCACATAGTCATCCAGCGTGAGCAGCAACACCCACATGGTCAGGGCGAACATGCCAGCCAGGAAACAGTAGAAAACCAGGTAGAACAGGAGGATGAGGGCTGGAGGAAGTTACCGGAACCAACATGGAACAGAAAAAGACAGGAGATTTAATGagagggggggcagagagaaTAGGTTTCATGTATGATTAATTACAATTTTTAAGGACACTGGAACCTGTTCCTGCCGATCTGTCAGGTTGGAGAAAAGTGTCTTTTCACTGCACTCGCTCTTTGACAGAAACCATTTTGAGTCAAGGAGGCAATGCTACCTCCTGCTAACGAACGTGATGTCATGTTCGACCGGAGACCCCCACTTTTTCAAAGCAGACGAGATTGGGGGATTATGCTGCAGTGCTCGGAGCGTGTGCTGCCTCGTTTCACCGACGCAGGGAGGGGAATAAGCGGCGTTTATGGAGGCATCTGACTCAAAATGGTTCACCACCATCCAGCAACGCACAGCACCGATGCCCTCTaagttgaccaaaaaaaaaaaaaaagggatggaCCCCTCAGCCTCCTGCTGTACACCCCCCCTTTCTCTCATTCCTCCCCAACAgtatcccacaatgcacctgccTAGTGcgtgaaagagaaagaggagagagggaatccCATTTGACCTTGACAGGCATGCTAATGTGGGCGGCCATGCAACTGCAATGGAGCATCCCACTGCACAGCAGCACAGGGGCCCAGGCAGCCGGCAGTCTGCGAGAGCCTATAGGAGCTGGCTGCTGGAGGGAGGGTGGCGTGTTACTACCTCACTCTGGAAATAACTGGGGGGATCATTACATAAAAATGTACAGCCTGATCAGCTATAGATGCAGCACTGGAGTGCTGGAGCTCTGTCTTCATGTATGATTAGGTAATGAGCTGTTTGATCAGCTTGGGTCTGCACTGCAAATACTGTCCTCTTAATGCAGATGATGTACatcaatgataaaaaaaaagaagacatctTGGTTGAAATGATTGATCATCACCTGcttggtccttttttttttttctttcttttttttgcaaatgcaGCAAAGAGGGAGCAGTTCACACCTCTGATAGCACCATTCATCTCAGTCCAGCTCTTGGTACAGGCTTCTCCTTTACACCTTCATGCAGGCCTATGATGGCTCCTCGGCCAGTCCCTACATCTACAGTATGAGGGAGTCATCTCAGCCTTTCTATACaaagaggagcggagcgggCTGTACGGTCGGGAGGCACGTGCTCGGGGAAACGCTCGGAAAATGAAATGGAGAGGACGTCGGGTTAGACTCAAGCTCCGTGAATGTCACGAGACAGCATCTAATTGACTTCCCTGTCCAGCGGGGATCCTTACCCCAGCTGCTGGCCGTGCGCCCCAGCACCTCCCCGGTCCGCGGGTTGTAGAAGGAGTCCTTCCAGCTGGACGTGTTCTCCTTGCTGGCCGCTTT of the Salarias fasciatus chromosome 18, fSalaFa1.1, whole genome shotgun sequence genome contains:
- the atp1b3a gene encoding sodium/potassium-transporting ATPase subunit beta-3a, translated to MASTEDKAASKENTSSWKDSFYNPRTGEVLGRTASSWALILLFYLVFYCFLAGMFALTMWVLLLTLDDYVPRYRDRVPNPGLVIRPNSLDITFNKSDALKYSQYVQHLESFLQKYNDSQQERNEECTEGEYFLQDDSGDMRKKACRFKRASLSVCSGLSDTNFGYHEGKPCVLLKMNRIIGLKPIGNPYINCTVKKENPIPMQYFPSEGKIDKMYFPYYGKKAHENYMQPLVAVKLLLSKEDYNKELPVECRVEGSDLRNNDERDKFLGRVTFRVKVVE